A single Chanos chanos chromosome 8, fChaCha1.1, whole genome shotgun sequence DNA region contains:
- the zmp:0000000930 gene encoding telethonin, with amino-acid sequence MHCLSRRPSSYLVNSHSDLKEKDDMKKESYEATWLDLVMETRPEYKTTVIERDSSRKESYEQKRVVHFVVRRYPKQTIRMGEYGTKMREYKLPYKKVLPVSIFVPRDMTILEKTKREPSPSELQSIMEFERNSISGICEEKRDVASITKDKPWVIQPRRPEFRASSLISPPWELSQDIQRRE; translated from the exons ATGCACTGCCTGAGTAGAAGGCCCAGCTCATATCTTGTTAACTCTCACAGTGATCTTAAAGAGAAGGATGATATGAAAAAGGAATCCTATGAGGCAACTTGGTTAGACTTAGTGATGGAGACAAGACCAGAATACAA GACCACAGTAATTGAAAGAGACTCGTCGCGAAAGGAAAGCTACGAGCAGAAGAGGGTAGTCCACTTTGTTGTGCGGAGATATCCCAAACAAACAATTCGCATGGGCGAATACGGGACGAAGATGCGCGAGTACAAGTTGCCCTACAAGAAAGTTCTTCCAGTGTCAATCTTTGTACCGAGGGATATGACAATactagaaaaaacaaaacgagaaCCATCCCCCTCCGAACTACAGTCTATCATGGAATTCGAGAGAAATTCAATAAGTGGAATCTGCGAAGAGAAAAGGGATGTCGCCTCTATCACAAAAGATAAGCCGTGGGTCATCCAACCCAGACGTCCAGAATTCAGGGCGTCCAGTCTGATCTCGCCACCATGGGAGCTGTCCCAGGACATCCAGCGTCGGGAGTGA
- the ccdc127a gene encoding coiled-coil domain-containing protein 127a yields MSMNNLNDPPRWNIRPEPPGGADGNKWNYALLVPMLCLAAFRWVWSRESEKQINEVKIRYDQNLTAATKELERKYRDTLVENRRTAAHLELELEKERQRVQGYKKALISQSQQLMEQRKHLQQERQNLDEEKSRLLQSGAAAAALRGALEREEDWQRRATGVLQDLEARLMERQDALCSYLLPRDHRLEMEKNLLLKVAKDPLGSELDLENDLRDIFKNDKHCANVLNMDKRKNGSLMWLYLRYWQLQVTLQKHKRAEQTLQGVQPNLK; encoded by the exons ATGTCCATGAACAACTTGAATGACCCACCTAGATGGAATATAAGGCCAGAGCCACCGGGAGGTGCTGACGGGAACAAGTGGAACTATGCTTTGCTGGTACCAATGCTTTGTCTTGCAGCCTTTC GATGGGTGTGGAGCAGAGAGTCTGAGAAGCAGATCAATGAGGTGAAAATCAGGTATGACCAGAATCTGACAGCTGCGACTAAAGAATTGGAGCGGAAGTACAGGGACACACTAGTGGAGAACCGGCGGACGGCTGCCCACCtagagctggagctggagaaggAGCGTCAGCGTGTACAGGGTTACAAGAAAGCCCTGATTTCTCAGAGTCAGCAGCTCATGGAGCAGCGTAAGCATTTGCAGCAAGAACGTCAGAATTTAGATGAGGAGAAGAGTCGGCTACTGCAGTCTGGAGCAGCTGCGGCTGCCCTTCGAGGGGCactggagagggaggaggactGGCAACGCAGGGCCACGGGAGTATTGCAGGACCTGGAGGCGCGTTTAATGGAGAGGCAGGATGCCCTCTGTAGCTACCTGTTACCAAGGGACCATCGCCTAGAAATGGAAAAGAACCTTCTCCTTAAAGTGGCCAAGGATCCGTTGGGATCTGAGCTGGACCTGGAAAATGATCTCAGAGACATTTTCAAGAATGACAAACACTGTGCCAATGTACTGAACATGGACAAGCGTAAGAATGGAAGCCTGATGTGGCTCTACCTCAGGTACTGGCAGTTGCAGGTCACACTGCAGAAGCATAAGAGAGCTGAGCAGACATTACAGGGAGTTCAGCCCAACCTAAAGTAA